One region of Clostridiales bacterium genomic DNA includes:
- the fba gene encoding class II fructose-1,6-bisphosphate aldolase, giving the protein MSIVTSQEMFAKAYAGGYAIGAFNVNNMEIIQGITEAAKECNAPVILQVSSGARKYANRTYLVKLVEAAVIETGLPICLHLDHGDSFELCKACVDDGFSSVMIDASSKPFEENVALTRQVVEYAHAHGAVVEAELGTLAGIEDDVKVKAEDSSYTRPEDVQEFVERTGCDSLAIAIGTSHGAYKFKPGTKPQLRFDILEEVSERLPGFPIVLHGSSSVPQEYVQMINEFGGAMPGAIGVPEDQLRQAARLAVCKINIDSDLRLAMTGTIRKYLAEHPAEFDPRKYLGPARENIKQLVKHKIVDVLGCDGKA; this is encoded by the coding sequence ATGTCGATTGTAACTTCTCAGGAAATGTTTGCAAAAGCTTATGCAGGCGGCTATGCCATTGGCGCCTTCAACGTGAACAATATGGAGATCATTCAGGGCATCACGGAGGCTGCCAAGGAGTGCAACGCGCCGGTGATCCTGCAGGTATCTTCCGGCGCGCGCAAGTATGCCAACCGTACGTACCTGGTCAAGCTGGTGGAAGCCGCCGTGATCGAAACCGGCCTGCCGATCTGTCTCCATCTGGACCACGGGGACTCGTTTGAGCTGTGCAAGGCCTGTGTCGATGACGGCTTTTCTTCTGTCATGATCGACGCTTCCTCCAAGCCGTTTGAGGAAAATGTCGCGCTGACGCGCCAGGTCGTGGAATATGCGCACGCACACGGCGCCGTCGTGGAGGCAGAGCTCGGCACGCTGGCCGGCATTGAGGACGATGTCAAGGTCAAGGCCGAGGATTCGTCCTATACGCGCCCGGAGGATGTGCAGGAATTCGTCGAGCGCACCGGCTGCGATTCGCTTGCGATCGCCATCGGCACGAGCCACGGCGCTTACAAGTTCAAGCCCGGCACGAAGCCGCAGCTCCGTTTCGATATTCTTGAGGAAGTCTCCGAGCGGCTGCCCGGTTTCCCGATCGTGCTGCACGGCTCGTCGTCCGTGCCGCAGGAATACGTACAGATGATCAACGAGTTCGGCGGCGCTATGCCCGGTGCGATCGGTGTGCCGGAGGATCAGCTGCGTCAGGCAGCGCGCCTGGCCGTGTGCAAGATCAATATTGACTCTGACCTGCGTCTGGCCATGACCGGCACGATCCGCAAGTATCTTGCCGAGCACCCGGCAGAGTTTGACCCGAGAAAGTACCTCGGCCCCGCGCGGGAAAACATCAAGCAGCTTGTCAAGCACAAGATCGTCGATGTGCTCGGCTGCGACGGAAAAGCCTGA
- a CDS encoding N-acetylmuramoyl-L-alanine amidase, whose product MTKLLYQRILVVLLALIVVFGGWFAADWQLRRAEAAANWTDPKRVLILDAGHGGEDGGAVAPNGTVEADINLQIALRARAIAELTGIEVVMTRDSPDIAYPDNATTIAERKKADQHQRAELIRKTDNAVLISIHQNCYPDRKPSGAQVLYAASDGSEALGTQIHDNLVAYLDPQNRRVAAPISEKIYLMREVKCPAVLVECGFLSNESECTKLKDGGYQTKLAAVIIASYLQYRQSLPQTGMVT is encoded by the coding sequence GTGACAAAGTTACTCTATCAGCGGATCCTGGTCGTGCTGCTGGCGTTGATCGTGGTGTTCGGCGGCTGGTTTGCCGCCGACTGGCAGCTCCGGCGCGCGGAAGCAGCCGCAAACTGGACCGATCCAAAGCGGGTCCTGATCCTTGACGCCGGTCATGGCGGGGAGGACGGCGGGGCAGTGGCACCAAATGGGACGGTCGAGGCGGATATTAACCTGCAGATCGCGCTGCGCGCACGCGCGATCGCGGAGCTGACCGGCATTGAAGTCGTCATGACACGCGACAGCCCGGATATTGCATATCCGGACAATGCCACCACGATCGCCGAGCGAAAGAAAGCCGACCAGCACCAGCGCGCAGAACTGATCCGAAAAACGGATAACGCCGTGCTCATCAGCATCCACCAGAACTGCTATCCGGATCGCAAACCGTCAGGCGCGCAGGTACTGTATGCGGCGAGCGACGGCAGCGAAGCGCTCGGCACACAGATCCATGACAATCTCGTTGCATATCTTGACCCGCAAAACCGGCGCGTCGCGGCGCCGATCTCGGAGAAGATCTACCTGATGCGGGAAGTGAAATGTCCCGCAGTGCTGGTCGAGTGCGGCTTTTTATCCAATGAATCCGAGTGTACAAAGCTCAAGGACGGCGGCTACCAGACCAAACTGGCGGCCGTGATCATCGCGTCCTACTTACAATACCGGCAGTCTCTGCCGCAAACAGGAATGGTTACATGA
- a CDS encoding sigma-70 family RNA polymerase sigma factor: protein MMDDSKLSDAELLALVSAGNADAEEALAERYSRLVRICARPLFLIGGDSEDLIQEGMLGLLSAIRQYDPASNVPFKAFAEVCISNRIYSAIKSASRQKHSPLNSGISLDSILSEESQTQASSYPEANCRVTEEQVLARESEQELLSAFTRYLSAFEARVLRLYLSGLSYAEMAAETNKPEKSIDNAVQRIRRKLARLPNFSDFSKS, encoded by the coding sequence ATGATGGATGATTCCAAACTGTCTGATGCAGAGCTGCTGGCACTGGTGAGTGCCGGGAATGCCGACGCGGAGGAAGCCCTCGCAGAGCGCTACAGCCGCCTGGTGCGCATTTGCGCGCGGCCGCTTTTTCTCATCGGCGGTGACAGCGAGGATCTCATTCAGGAAGGAATGCTTGGCCTGCTCTCTGCCATCCGGCAGTATGACCCGGCATCCAATGTGCCTTTCAAAGCGTTTGCAGAGGTTTGTATCAGCAACCGCATTTACAGTGCCATCAAGTCCGCTTCCAGACAGAAGCATTCTCCGCTCAACAGCGGCATTTCCCTAGACAGCATCCTCTCAGAAGAATCACAGACCCAGGCGTCCAGCTATCCGGAAGCAAATTGTCGTGTTACTGAGGAGCAGGTTCTGGCCAGAGAGAGTGAACAAGAGCTATTGTCCGCATTTACCCGGTATTTGTCAGCGTTTGAAGCGCGGGTGCTTCGGCTGTATCTGTCCGGCCTTTCCTATGCCGAGATGGCGGCCGAGACGAACAAACCCGAAAAATCCATTGACAATGCCGTGCAGCGGATCCGCCGCAAACTGGCGCGGCTCCCCAATTTCAGCGACTTCAGCAAGAGCTGA
- the radA gene encoding DNA repair protein RadA yields MKAKSSTKTVFYCSECGNETAKWMGQCPACGAWNTLVEAPKEPKMSLGTRAKRIAQPKLISELDAEEELRFSTGIGEFDRVLGGGAVRGSLVLVGGAPGIGKSTLLLQLCGRISEQETILYVSGEESQRQLKMRAQRLGVDHGSIYVLAETDLNTVLATIDDLQPTVLIVDSIQTMYDAETASTPGSISQVRECTMRIMRSAKDSGYTAFVVGHINKEGSIAGPKVLEHMVDCVLYFEGDQSMSYRILRAAKNRFGSTNEIGVFEMEDSGLREVTNPSEMLLSGRPTNTPGTCVVGVMEGSRTVLAEVQALVTPSGYSGARRNANGIDYNRAMLLLAVLEKRAGFSLSSCDAYINVVGGLRLDEPATDLAVILAIASSYKDLPVGSDLAAVGEVGLSGEIRSVSHLNQRLSEIARLGFRRCIIPAHVRDDVQKQNGLQTIPVKNIREALKAVFGA; encoded by the coding sequence ATGAAAGCAAAATCGAGTACAAAAACCGTTTTTTATTGCTCCGAATGCGGCAATGAGACGGCAAAATGGATGGGGCAGTGCCCGGCATGCGGCGCATGGAACACGCTGGTCGAGGCGCCGAAAGAACCCAAAATGTCTCTCGGCACGCGCGCAAAACGTATCGCACAGCCAAAACTGATCTCGGAACTGGACGCCGAGGAAGAACTGCGATTTTCCACCGGGATCGGGGAATTTGACCGCGTGCTCGGCGGCGGCGCCGTGCGCGGCTCGCTGGTTCTGGTCGGCGGCGCGCCCGGCATTGGCAAATCCACGCTGCTGCTGCAGCTCTGCGGCCGCATCAGCGAGCAGGAAACGATCCTTTACGTCTCCGGCGAAGAGAGCCAGCGCCAGCTGAAAATGCGCGCGCAGCGCCTCGGCGTTGATCACGGCAGCATCTATGTGCTGGCGGAAACGGACCTGAACACCGTTCTCGCCACGATCGACGACCTGCAGCCGACCGTCCTGATCGTAGATTCCATTCAGACTATGTACGACGCCGAGACGGCCTCGACGCCCGGCAGCATCAGTCAGGTGCGCGAGTGCACGATGCGCATCATGCGCTCGGCCAAGGACAGCGGCTATACGGCATTCGTTGTCGGCCACATCAACAAGGAGGGCAGCATCGCCGGCCCGAAGGTGCTCGAGCACATGGTCGACTGCGTGCTGTACTTCGAGGGCGATCAGAGTATGTCGTACCGCATTTTGCGCGCGGCAAAAAACAGATTCGGGTCAACCAACGAGATCGGCGTCTTCGAAATGGAAGATTCCGGGCTTCGAGAGGTAACAAACCCATCGGAAATGTTACTGTCCGGACGTCCGACCAACACGCCGGGCACTTGCGTCGTCGGCGTCATGGAGGGGTCGCGCACGGTGCTGGCCGAGGTGCAGGCTCTAGTCACGCCGTCGGGCTACAGCGGCGCGCGCCGGAACGCCAACGGCATCGACTATAACCGCGCCATGCTGCTGCTGGCCGTGCTGGAAAAGCGTGCCGGTTTTTCGCTGTCGAGCTGCGATGCGTACATCAACGTCGTCGGCGGTCTGCGGCTGGACGAGCCGGCCACGGATCTGGCGGTCATTCTGGCAATCGCATCGAGCTATAAGGATCTGCCGGTCGGCAGCGATCTGGCCGCCGTCGGTGAGGTCGGCCTGTCCGGCGAGATCCGCTCCGTGAGCCATTTGAATCAGCGCCTGTCGGAGATCGCACGGCTGGGATTCCGGCGCTGCATCATCCCGGCGCACGTGCGCGATGATGTGCAGAAGCAAAACGGCCTGCAGACGATCCCGGTCAAAAACATCCGGGAAGCGCTCAAGGCTGTGTTCGGTGCGTAG
- the spoIVA gene encoding stage IV sporulation protein A: protein MDNSSIYADIAARTGGNIYIGVVGPVRTGKSTFIKRFMETLVLPNISDDYVRERARDELPQSGSGRTIMTAEPKFVPEDAVSIELDASVRASVRLIDSVGYMIPGANGQYENGEERLVTTPWYDHEIPMRVAAEEGTRKVIREHSTIGIVVTTDGSVTELAREDYAAAEARIVAELQDIGKPFLILLNTADPAGEAAQTLAAQLREQYDAACLPVNCLELTEQDILEILRSVLYEFPVTEACFRMPEWMDVLAPENETKQQLYALLREQMPSLHRLRDARRAAQVLADSELLEAADVENVSVDTGAVCYVLTFPRALYYSIISEQAGVSLRSDGELISFLAEMGRIQADYQHIRGALEDVRSKGYGVVMPSAGDLQLAEPEIVRKGGRYGVRLKASAKAIHMFQTTIETEVSPEIGGENASSEILGFLLQGFDGDVEQLWQSNIFGKPIYTIAQEGVEEKLSCLPTKAVGKLQETLQRVVNEGSGTLICIIL, encoded by the coding sequence ATGGACAATTCTTCAATTTACGCAGACATTGCCGCCCGTACCGGCGGGAATATTTACATCGGCGTTGTCGGCCCGGTACGCACCGGGAAATCGACCTTCATCAAACGCTTCATGGAAACGCTCGTGCTTCCGAATATTTCCGATGATTACGTGCGGGAGCGTGCGCGCGACGAGCTGCCGCAAAGCGGATCCGGCCGGACGATCATGACAGCTGAGCCGAAGTTTGTCCCGGAGGATGCCGTCTCGATCGAGCTGGATGCTTCCGTGCGCGCCTCCGTGCGGCTGATCGACAGCGTTGGATATATGATCCCCGGCGCAAACGGTCAGTACGAAAACGGGGAAGAGCGTCTGGTCACAACGCCGTGGTACGATCACGAGATCCCCATGCGCGTGGCGGCGGAAGAGGGAACGCGCAAAGTTATCCGCGAGCACTCGACGATCGGCATTGTCGTCACGACCGACGGCAGCGTGACCGAGCTCGCGCGGGAGGACTATGCCGCGGCAGAAGCGCGCATCGTTGCAGAGCTGCAGGACATCGGCAAGCCGTTTCTCATCCTGCTCAACACGGCCGATCCGGCGGGGGAGGCCGCACAGACATTGGCGGCTCAGCTGCGCGAGCAGTACGATGCCGCCTGCCTGCCGGTCAACTGTCTGGAGCTGACGGAGCAGGATATTCTGGAGATCCTGCGCTCGGTATTGTATGAATTCCCGGTCACAGAGGCTTGCTTCCGTATGCCGGAGTGGATGGACGTCCTGGCACCCGAAAATGAGACAAAGCAGCAGCTCTATGCACTGCTGCGCGAACAGATGCCGTCACTGCACCGCCTGCGTGACGCACGGCGCGCGGCGCAAGTGCTCGCAGACAGCGAACTATTGGAAGCGGCGGACGTGGAAAACGTCTCTGTGGACACCGGGGCCGTTTGTTACGTGCTCACATTTCCGCGCGCGCTGTACTACAGCATCATCAGCGAACAGGCGGGCGTTTCCCTGCGCAGTGATGGGGAGCTCATCTCGTTTCTGGCGGAAATGGGGCGTATCCAGGCTGACTATCAGCACATCCGCGGCGCACTGGAGGACGTGCGCAGCAAGGGCTACGGGGTCGTCATGCCGTCGGCCGGTGATCTGCAGCTTGCAGAGCCGGAGATCGTCCGCAAAGGCGGGCGCTACGGCGTCCGGCTCAAGGCCAGCGCAAAAGCCATTCACATGTTCCAGACTACGATCGAGACAGAGGTCTCGCCGGAGATCGGCGGAGAGAACGCATCGAGCGAGATCCTCGGCTTCCTGCTGCAGGGCTTTGACGGGGATGTCGAGCAGCTCTGGCAGTCCAATATTTTCGGCAAGCCGATCTACACGATCGCACAGGAGGGCGTGGAGGAAAAGCTCAGCTGCCTGCCGACGAAAGCGGTCGGAAAGCTCCAGGAAACTTTGCAGCGCGTGGTCAATGAGGGCAGCGGAACACTGATCTGTATTATTTTGTGA
- a CDS encoding pyridoxal phosphate-dependent aminotransferase, translating into MKALSKIAAGVSPSATLAVSALAKKMKAEGKDVIGFGAGEPDFATPDRISYAGVRAICDGKTRYTPAAGMIELRQAICDRAKADYGLEYEPTQAVVASGAKHMVYIALAALVDPGDEVIVPAPYWVSYYEMVRLFGGVPVVVNVSEEQGFQLTPEQLEHAITDKTKAIILNNPSNPTGAVYPKEALKAVADVCVKHDLYIISDEIYDKLVYDGVPFTSVAALSDEIKAHTILINGVSKTYAMTGWRIGYSLSPALVAKAMTNYLSHSTGAPGTMCQCAAIEALSGPQDEAEQMRKVFEQRRDLIVRRINAMPGVSCLKPSGAFYVMMNLEQILGKQIDGQVIGSGDDFAKLLLEKSLVAVVPGSGFGAPNFVRLSYAISTENIETGMDRLEGFLKQLQ; encoded by the coding sequence ATGAAGGCACTTTCCAAAATTGCTGCCGGCGTGAGCCCGTCCGCAACGCTGGCCGTCAGCGCTCTGGCCAAGAAGATGAAAGCAGAAGGGAAGGACGTTATCGGCTTCGGCGCCGGTGAGCCCGATTTTGCCACGCCCGACCGCATCAGTTATGCCGGTGTGCGCGCGATCTGCGACGGAAAAACGCGCTACACCCCGGCGGCCGGCATGATCGAGCTGCGTCAGGCGATCTGTGACCGCGCCAAGGCGGATTACGGTCTGGAATACGAGCCCACGCAGGCAGTTGTCGCCAGCGGCGCCAAGCATATGGTCTACATTGCGCTGGCCGCTCTGGTCGACCCGGGCGACGAAGTCATCGTCCCGGCCCCGTACTGGGTCAGCTATTATGAGATGGTGCGCCTGTTCGGCGGTGTGCCTGTGGTCGTCAATGTCAGTGAGGAGCAGGGCTTCCAGCTCACGCCGGAGCAGCTCGAGCACGCCATCACAGACAAGACGAAGGCCATCATTCTCAATAACCCCTCCAACCCGACCGGCGCTGTCTATCCGAAAGAGGCGCTCAAGGCTGTCGCCGATGTCTGCGTCAAGCACGACCTGTATATCATCTCGGATGAGATCTATGATAAGCTCGTCTATGACGGCGTGCCGTTCACCAGCGTCGCCGCGCTCAGTGACGAGATCAAGGCACACACGATCCTCATCAACGGCGTCTCCAAGACCTATGCCATGACCGGCTGGCGTATCGGCTATTCTCTGTCTCCGGCGCTGGTGGCCAAGGCTATGACCAATTACCTCAGCCACTCGACCGGTGCACCGGGCACGATGTGCCAGTGTGCGGCCATCGAGGCGCTCTCCGGCCCGCAGGACGAGGCGGAGCAGATGCGTAAGGTGTTTGAGCAGCGCCGCGACCTGATCGTGCGCCGCATCAACGCCATGCCCGGTGTCAGCTGCCTGAAGCCGAGCGGCGCGTTCTACGTCATGATGAATCTCGAGCAGATCCTCGGCAAGCAGATCGACGGTCAGGTCATCGGCAGCGGTGATGATTTTGCAAAGCTGCTGCTGGAAAAGAGCCTGGTCGCGGTCGTGCCGGGCAGCGGCTTCGGCGCACCGAATTTTGTGCGCCTGAGCTATGCGATCTCGACGGAAAACATCGAGACCGGCATGGATCGTCTGGAAGGCTTCCTGAAGCAGCTTCAGTAA
- a CDS encoding zinc-ribbon domain containing protein, with product MFEDKTLKCKECGAEFVFTAGEQEFYAEKGFQNEPQRCKACRDARKNAARGPREFFTATCAACGGEARVPFEPKSDRPVYCSECFAKMREQH from the coding sequence ATGTTCGAAGACAAAACGTTGAAGTGCAAAGAGTGCGGCGCAGAGTTCGTTTTCACCGCCGGTGAGCAGGAATTCTATGCGGAAAAGGGCTTCCAGAATGAGCCCCAGCGCTGCAAGGCCTGCCGTGACGCGCGCAAGAACGCCGCCCGCGGTCCCCGCGAGTTCTTCACTGCTACCTGCGCTGCCTGCGGCGGCGAGGCCAGAGTTCCGTTTGAGCCGAAGTCTGACCGTCCTGTCTACTGCAGCGAGTGCTTCGCGAAGATGAGAGAGCAGCACTAA
- a CDS encoding class I SAM-dependent methyltransferase has translation MDSIRLSPRLQMVADFVPPCACAADIGTDHGYLPVWLLQNGVVQTAIAADIHVGPLANARKSAAAYDLEERVRFVQADGLQFPDAQAADVITIAGMGGETICAILTATPWLRQGKRLVLQPQSKVQELTDWLWHNGFTIEDAALCRDAGKRYLALRVLGQPAGQTYTVERLLLRRRDPLLPEHLTEEIRRQTRARAGMALAKQTPAAELAAIDARLSQLQTCLKEVQTW, from the coding sequence ATGGATTCCATTCGTCTATCACCGCGGCTGCAAATGGTCGCGGACTTCGTGCCGCCGTGCGCCTGCGCTGCGGATATCGGTACAGATCACGGATATTTGCCGGTCTGGCTGCTGCAAAATGGAGTCGTTCAAACGGCCATCGCGGCCGACATCCATGTCGGTCCGCTTGCCAATGCGCGGAAGTCCGCCGCCGCTTACGACTTGGAGGAGCGCGTTCGGTTCGTGCAGGCGGACGGTCTGCAATTTCCGGACGCGCAGGCAGCGGATGTCATCACCATTGCCGGCATGGGCGGGGAAACGATCTGTGCGATCCTGACGGCCACACCGTGGCTGCGGCAGGGAAAACGGCTCGTTTTGCAGCCGCAGAGCAAAGTGCAGGAACTGACGGACTGGCTCTGGCACAACGGTTTTACGATCGAGGACGCAGCCCTCTGCCGCGATGCCGGCAAGCGCTATCTTGCCCTGCGCGTGCTTGGACAGCCGGCCGGGCAGACATACACGGTGGAGCGGCTGCTGCTTCGCCGCCGCGATCCGCTGCTGCCGGAGCACCTCACAGAAGAGATCCGGCGGCAAACGCGCGCACGCGCCGGCATGGCGCTTGCAAAGCAAACGCCGGCGGCGGAACTGGCAGCGATCGACGCGCGGCTCTCGCAGCTGCAAACCTGCCTGAAGGAGGTACAGACATGGTAA
- the ruvB gene encoding Holliday junction branch migration DNA helicase RuvB produces MSISFSEDAQQEVVTSSCVLPEDSGEGSLRPRLLKDYTGQEKAKENLQVCIDAARLRGEPLDHVLLYGPPGLGKTTMAAVIANEMGVNMRITSGPAIEKAGDLAALLTNLQEHDILFVDEIHRLNRAVEEILYPAMEDYAIDIIIGKGPSANSIRLDLPRFTLIGATTRAGQLTAPLRDRFGVNLRLELYSPAELQKIVERSAGILKVEIDSAGAYEIASRSRGTPRIANRLLKRVRDYAQVRADGVITKEVANAALLRLEVDEMGLDATDRRMLRSIIEFYHGGPVGLETLAATIGEEAVTLEDVYEPYLLQQGFLTRTPRGRCVTRRAYEHLGLEYIGQQEIDL; encoded by the coding sequence ATGAGTATCAGTTTTTCCGAGGACGCCCAGCAGGAGGTCGTCACCTCTTCCTGCGTGCTTCCGGAGGATTCCGGCGAGGGCTCTCTGCGCCCGCGGCTGCTGAAGGATTATACCGGTCAGGAAAAAGCGAAAGAGAACCTGCAGGTCTGCATCGACGCGGCGCGCCTGCGCGGCGAGCCGCTCGACCACGTGCTGCTCTACGGCCCTCCGGGGCTTGGCAAGACGACGATGGCCGCCGTCATCGCAAACGAGATGGGCGTGAACATGCGCATCACCTCTGGCCCGGCGATCGAAAAGGCCGGCGATCTGGCGGCGCTGCTGACCAACTTGCAGGAACATGATATTCTCTTCGTGGACGAGATTCACCGCCTCAACCGCGCAGTCGAGGAGATCCTTTACCCCGCCATGGAGGACTACGCGATCGACATCATCATCGGCAAAGGGCCGTCGGCCAATTCGATCCGGCTGGATCTGCCGCGCTTTACGCTCATCGGAGCGACCACGCGCGCCGGACAGCTGACCGCTCCGCTGCGCGACCGCTTCGGCGTCAATCTGCGTCTGGAGCTCTACAGCCCGGCCGAGCTGCAGAAGATCGTAGAGCGCAGCGCCGGTATCCTCAAGGTGGAGATCGACAGTGCCGGCGCGTATGAGATCGCCTCGCGCTCGCGCGGCACGCCGCGCATTGCCAACCGTCTGCTCAAGCGCGTGCGCGACTATGCGCAGGTGCGCGCCGACGGCGTCATCACCAAAGAGGTCGCCAACGCCGCGCTGCTGCGCCTGGAAGTGGACGAGATGGGCCTCGATGCGACGGACCGGCGGATGCTGCGCAGTATCATCGAATTCTATCACGGCGGGCCGGTCGGCCTGGAAACGCTCGCGGCGACGATTGGCGAAGAGGCCGTGACGCTCGAGGACGTCTATGAGCCGTATCTGCTGCAGCAGGGCTTTTTGACGCGCACGCCCCGCGGCCGCTGCGTCACACGCCGTGCTTATGAGCATCTTGGCCTGGAATACATCGGCCAGCAGGAGATAGATCTCTGA
- a CDS encoding DUF1858 domain-containing protein, with amino-acid sequence MFEISRDTMISEILSNAPEAMPVFQNIGMHCLGCAMASGETLEQACLAHDVDPDEFLEQLRTYLESL; translated from the coding sequence ATGTTTGAAATTTCCAGAGATACGATGATTTCGGAGATCCTGTCCAATGCGCCGGAGGCCATGCCCGTGTTCCAGAACATCGGCATGCACTGCCTCGGCTGCGCCATGGCCAGTGGCGAGACGCTGGAGCAGGCTTGCCTTGCACACGACGTGGATCCGGACGAGTTCCTCGAGCAGCTGCGCACCTATCTGGAGAGCCTGTAA
- a CDS encoding Nif3-like dinuclear metal center hexameric protein, whose amino-acid sequence MVIINDIYAFLNEIAPVRYQMDFDNAGFLVGDGGTAVKNALLALDITDAVIAEAIELRAQLIVSHHPLIFTPLRHATTDDLAGRKVLTMARHGISAICMHTNLDIADGGVNDALMAALGAEVTGGLEPAGTAADGRTLTCGRVGKLPNPMTMAEFLPYVAGRLHVNGLRYVDGGLPVERIAVCGGSGGNMLDLAAAKGCDTFVTADVKYNRFLAAKELGINLIDADHFCTENVVIPVLQEKLQRQFPDVTFTVSQVLHQTAQTYCP is encoded by the coding sequence ATGGTAATTATCAATGACATCTACGCTTTCTTAAATGAGATCGCGCCGGTGCGGTATCAGATGGATTTTGATAACGCCGGTTTTCTGGTCGGTGACGGCGGAACTGCGGTAAAAAATGCGCTGCTGGCGCTGGACATCACAGACGCCGTGATTGCAGAAGCGATCGAGCTGCGCGCGCAGCTCATTGTTTCGCACCACCCGCTCATCTTTACGCCGCTGCGGCACGCGACGACGGATGATCTCGCCGGACGCAAGGTGCTGACCATGGCGCGGCACGGCATTTCAGCCATCTGTATGCACACGAATCTGGACATTGCCGACGGCGGCGTCAATGATGCGCTCATGGCGGCGCTGGGCGCGGAGGTCACGGGCGGCCTGGAGCCGGCCGGTACGGCGGCCGACGGGCGCACGCTTACCTGCGGACGTGTAGGGAAGCTTCCGAACCCCATGACCATGGCGGAATTTCTGCCCTATGTTGCCGGACGTTTGCACGTCAACGGGCTGCGGTATGTGGACGGTGGCCTGCCAGTGGAAAGAATCGCGGTTTGCGGCGGCTCCGGCGGGAATATGCTGGATCTGGCGGCTGCGAAGGGCTGCGACACCTTCGTGACGGCAGACGTGAAGTACAACCGCTTCCTCGCGGCAAAGGAGCTTGGCATCAACCTGATCGACGCCGATCACTTCTGCACGGAAAATGTGGTCATCCCGGTCCTGCAGGAGAAACTTCAGCGGCAGTTCCCGGATGTTACATTCACCGTCAGTCAGGTGCTCCATCAGACCGCACAGACATATTGTCCATAA
- a CDS encoding tyrosine recombinase XerC, translating into MDYSDAPQVLRDFLIYHETICGHSKATVDQYYLDLRMFLRFLKLDRGLAPRTAELDEISIADVDLSFLRAVTLTEVYSFLAYLSRDRVRQPNAHEPEYGLSASSRARKIAAIRSFFKYLTVKAKLLEENPVQDLDSPKIPKTLPHYLTLEESKRLLSVVDGKNKERDYCILCIFLNCGLRISELVGLNLQDDHGDSLRILGKGSKERVVYLNNACREALDRYLAVRSEIAPPRTTAMFLSNRRTRISCDSVQVMVKKNLTRAGLDASQYSTHKLRHTAATLMLQNGVDVRTLQEVLGHEHLNTTQIYTHVDNDQLRTAAAANPLGEFSPDEKTAKKISDS; encoded by the coding sequence ATGGATTATTCAGATGCGCCGCAGGTGCTGCGCGACTTTTTGATTTATCACGAAACGATCTGCGGGCATTCCAAGGCGACGGTCGACCAGTATTATCTCGACCTGCGGATGTTTCTGCGATTTTTGAAGCTCGACCGCGGGCTCGCGCCGCGCACGGCGGAATTGGACGAGATCTCCATTGCGGATGTGGATCTTTCCTTCCTGCGTGCCGTAACGCTCACGGAGGTTTACAGTTTTCTGGCCTATCTGTCGCGCGACCGCGTCAGGCAGCCGAATGCGCACGAGCCGGAATACGGCTTGAGCGCCAGCTCGCGTGCGCGCAAGATCGCCGCGATCCGCAGCTTCTTCAAATACCTGACCGTGAAAGCGAAGCTGCTGGAGGAAAACCCGGTGCAGGATCTCGACTCCCCGAAGATACCAAAAACCCTCCCCCACTATCTCACACTGGAAGAAAGCAAGCGGCTGCTGTCCGTTGTGGATGGGAAAAACAAGGAGCGCGATTATTGCATTCTGTGTATTTTTCTCAACTGCGGTCTGCGTATCTCGGAGCTGGTCGGCTTGAACCTGCAGGATGACCACGGCGACAGCCTGCGCATCCTTGGCAAGGGCAGCAAAGAGCGTGTTGTCTACCTCAACAACGCCTGCCGCGAGGCGCTCGACCGCTATCTGGCTGTGCGCAGCGAAATCGCGCCGCCGCGCACGACGGCCATGTTTCTCTCCAACCGGCGCACGCGCATCAGCTGCGATTCCGTACAGGTCATGGTTAAGAAAAACCTGACCCGTGCGGGACTGGACGCCAGCCAGTATTCCACGCATAAACTGCGGCATACCGCCGCTACACTGATGCTGCAAAACGGCGTGGATGTGCGCACGCTGCAGGAGGTGCTCGGCCATGAGCACCTGAACACCACGCAGATCTACACCCACGTAGACAACGATCAGCTGCGCACGGCTGCAGCGGCAAATCCGCTGGGAGAATTCTCTCCTGACGAGAAAACGGCGAAAAAAATCTCCGATTCCTGA